One Candidatus Polarisedimenticolia bacterium DNA window includes the following coding sequences:
- the rpoN gene encoding RNA polymerase factor sigma-54: MKTGLSQQTGLRQELRINPRLYQAMDMLYMPMMDLQQHLKQELLVNPFLELLEPEEEEEGKESAEKEKEKEKEKAEKEEEIDWEEILLNGFDAGGMRQQYEEQEYVEPVSVQTKDLIDHLREQLQMQELSPRLRLLSEEFLGNISDEGYLIAPLEEILDSVNLLLESHAAGAGDAPTGESDEDEAEEDAPAPAELAPGPTWIGLPEGQSSPDAPAAPAESKTAEAPVPKPRGDIPGVPYFTLAELEQMLAVIQKLDPPGIGARNLQECLTLQLREAGETDTLAYRLVSEAFNDLIAHRWNELAKRFGVEPSKVQAAGDTLSRFDPKPGLKHTNRSDGYIIPDLIVDKVDGKYHISLNDSGVPRLRLSRSYQDIARDKKKLTQENREFIANKLNSANWMIQAIEQRRQTMLKVMNFIVDRQRAFFEKGVEYLKPLTLREVAEVISMHESTVSRVTNEKYVQTPRGVLPLKFFFSSALTTASGEDASARSIRAKLQKMVQEEDPAKPLTDQQIVHLFQEQGIQIARRTVAKYRDQLGILPARMRKRV; the protein is encoded by the coding sequence GTGAAGACCGGGCTCTCACAGCAGACCGGGCTGCGGCAGGAGCTGCGGATCAACCCGCGGCTCTACCAGGCCATGGACATGCTGTACATGCCCATGATGGATCTGCAGCAGCACCTGAAACAGGAGCTGCTGGTCAACCCGTTCCTCGAGCTCCTGGAGCCGGAGGAGGAGGAAGAGGGCAAGGAATCCGCCGAGAAGGAAAAAGAGAAGGAGAAGGAAAAGGCCGAAAAGGAAGAGGAAATCGACTGGGAGGAGATCCTCCTCAACGGATTCGATGCCGGCGGCATGCGGCAACAGTATGAAGAGCAGGAATACGTCGAGCCGGTCTCGGTGCAGACCAAGGATCTGATCGACCACTTGCGTGAGCAGCTCCAGATGCAGGAGCTCTCGCCCCGGCTGCGGCTCCTGAGCGAGGAATTCCTCGGCAATATCAGCGACGAGGGCTACCTGATCGCCCCGCTGGAGGAGATCCTCGACTCGGTCAATCTCCTCCTCGAGAGCCACGCCGCCGGGGCGGGCGACGCTCCCACCGGCGAGTCGGACGAGGATGAAGCCGAGGAGGACGCACCGGCCCCCGCGGAGCTGGCGCCGGGCCCTACCTGGATCGGGCTTCCCGAGGGGCAATCCTCCCCCGACGCGCCGGCGGCGCCGGCCGAGTCGAAGACCGCCGAGGCGCCGGTTCCCAAGCCCCGCGGAGACATCCCCGGCGTCCCGTACTTCACCTTGGCCGAGCTGGAGCAGATGCTGGCCGTGATTCAAAAGCTGGATCCGCCCGGCATCGGAGCCCGCAACCTGCAGGAGTGCCTCACGCTCCAGCTGCGCGAGGCGGGAGAAACCGACACTCTCGCCTACCGGCTGGTGTCGGAGGCGTTCAACGACCTGATCGCCCACCGCTGGAACGAGCTGGCCAAGCGCTTCGGGGTCGAACCCTCCAAGGTGCAGGCCGCCGGCGACACGCTGTCCCGGTTCGACCCCAAGCCGGGGCTCAAGCACACCAACCGCAGCGACGGCTACATCATCCCCGACCTCATCGTCGACAAGGTCGACGGGAAGTACCACATCAGCCTCAACGACAGCGGGGTGCCGCGGCTGCGGCTGAGCCGGTCCTACCAGGACATCGCCCGGGACAAGAAGAAGCTCACCCAGGAGAACCGCGAGTTCATCGCCAACAAGCTGAACAGCGCCAACTGGATGATCCAGGCCATCGAACAGCGCCGCCAGACCATGCTCAAGGTCATGAACTTCATCGTGGACCGGCAGCGGGCCTTCTTCGAGAAGGGCGTCGAGTACCTCAAGCCGCTCACCCTCCGCGAGGTCGCGGAAGTAATCAGCATGCACGAATCCACGGTCAGCCGGGTGACCAACGAGAAGTACGTGCAGACGCCGCGCGGCGTACTGCCGCTCAAGTTCTTCTTCTCCAGCGCCCTGACCACTGCCTCCGGCGAAGATGCCAGCGCGCGGTCCATCCGCGCCAAGCTCCAGAAGATGGTTCAGGAGGAGGATCCGGCCAAGCCGCTCACCGACCAGCAGATCGTGCATCTGTTCCAGGAGCAGGGCATCCAGATCGCCCGCCGCACCGTCGCCAAGTATCGCGACCAGCTCGGCATTCTTCCCGCCCGGATGCGCAAGCGGGTATGA